One stretch of Lagenorhynchus albirostris chromosome 13, mLagAlb1.1, whole genome shotgun sequence DNA includes these proteins:
- the TMEM150A gene encoding transmembrane protein 150A isoform X1: protein MAHSADSLTLKLPSSLFPLGPGLPRARWRHWASLLFSDIGSACPSPGMASCPPTCFPPSFAPLASVSGGPWEVGSSAPAKGGLGGWSPRGLRLQAEGLGEPLSPRLLSVLPARSYNESCSPDPTEQGGPKTCCTLDDVPLISKCGTYPPESCLFSLIGNVGAFMVALICLLRYGQLLEQSRHSWVNTTTLITGCTNAAGLVVVGNFQVDHAKSLHYVGTGVAFTAGLLFVCLHCALSYHGATAPHDLAVAYLRIVLAAIAFVSLILSGVFFIHESSQLQHGAALCEWVFVIDILIFYGTFSYEFGAVSSETLVATLQPAPGRACKSSGSSSTSTHLNCAPESVAMI from the exons ATGGCGCACTCTGCAGACAGCCTCACTCTAAAGCTCCCTTCATCTCTGTTCCCTCTGGGGCCGGGGCTGCCTCGAGCCAGATGGAGACACTGGGCCTCACTGCTCTTCTCTGACATTGGCAGcgcctgcccctccccaggcatGGCTTCGTGCCCACCTACCTGCTTCCCACCGTCATTCGCCCCTTTGGCTTCTGTCTCAGGGGGGCCCTGGGAAGTGGGCTCTTCTGCCCCTGCCAAGGGAGGTCTGGGAGGGTGGTCTCCGAGAGGCCTGAGGCTACAGGCCGAGGGCCTGGGGGAACCCCTTTCCCCCAGGCTActctctgtcctgcctgccaGGTCCTACAACGAATCCTGCTCTCCTGACCCCACTGAGCAAGGGGGCCCCAAGACCTGCTGCACCCTGGACGATGTCCCCCTCATCAG CAAGTGCGGCACATACCCCCCAGAGAGCTGCCTCTTCAGCCTCATTGGCAACGTGGGTGCTTTCATGG TGGCCCTGATCTGCCTCCTGCGCTACGGGCAGCTCCTGGAGCAGAGCCGTCATTCCTGGGTCAACACCACGACGCTCATCACAGGCTGCACCAACGCTGCGGGCCTGGTGGTGGTGGGCAACTTCCAG GTGGATCACGCTAAGTCTCTGCACTACGTCGGAACCGGCGTGGCCTTCACTGCCGGGCTGCTCTTTGTCTGCCTGCACTGTGCCCTCTCCTACCATGGGGCCACTGCCCCCCACGACCTGGCTGTGGCCTACCTGCGGATCGTGCTGGCAGCCATCGCCTTTGTCTCTCTGATCCTCA GCGGGGTCTTCTTCATCCACGAGAGCTCTCAGCTGCAGCACGGGGCAGCCCTATGCGAGTGGGTGTTTGTCATCGACATCCTCATCTTCTACGGCACCTTCAGCTATGAGTTCGGGGCAGTCTCCTCGGAGACACTGGTGGCCACACTGCAGCCCGCCCCCGGCCGGGCCTGCAAGTCGTCCGGAAGCAGCAGCACCTCCACACACCTCAACTGTGCCCCTGAGAGCGTCGCCATGATCTGA
- the TMEM150A gene encoding transmembrane protein 150A isoform X3 — protein sequence MAHSADSLTLKLPSSLFPLGPGLPRARWRHWASLLFSDIGSACPSPGPTTNPALLTPLSKGAPRPAAPWTMSPSSVALICLLRYGQLLEQSRHSWVNTTTLITGCTNAAGLVVVGNFQVDHAKSLHYVGTGVAFTAGLLFVCLHCALSYHGATAPHDLAVAYLRIVLAAIAFVSLILSGVFFIHESSQLQHGAALCEWVFVIDILIFYGTFSYEFGAVSSETLVATLQPAPGRACKSSGSSSTSTHLNCAPESVAMI from the exons ATGGCGCACTCTGCAGACAGCCTCACTCTAAAGCTCCCTTCATCTCTGTTCCCTCTGGGGCCGGGGCTGCCTCGAGCCAGATGGAGACACTGGGCCTCACTGCTCTTCTCTGACATTGGCAGcgcctgcccctccccag GTCCTACAACGAATCCTGCTCTCCTGACCCCACTGAGCAAGGGGGCCCCAAGACCTGCTGCACCCTGGACGATGTCCCCCTCATCAG TGGCCCTGATCTGCCTCCTGCGCTACGGGCAGCTCCTGGAGCAGAGCCGTCATTCCTGGGTCAACACCACGACGCTCATCACAGGCTGCACCAACGCTGCGGGCCTGGTGGTGGTGGGCAACTTCCAG GTGGATCACGCTAAGTCTCTGCACTACGTCGGAACCGGCGTGGCCTTCACTGCCGGGCTGCTCTTTGTCTGCCTGCACTGTGCCCTCTCCTACCATGGGGCCACTGCCCCCCACGACCTGGCTGTGGCCTACCTGCGGATCGTGCTGGCAGCCATCGCCTTTGTCTCTCTGATCCTCA GCGGGGTCTTCTTCATCCACGAGAGCTCTCAGCTGCAGCACGGGGCAGCCCTATGCGAGTGGGTGTTTGTCATCGACATCCTCATCTTCTACGGCACCTTCAGCTATGAGTTCGGGGCAGTCTCCTCGGAGACACTGGTGGCCACACTGCAGCCCGCCCCCGGCCGGGCCTGCAAGTCGTCCGGAAGCAGCAGCACCTCCACACACCTCAACTGTGCCCCTGAGAGCGTCGCCATGATCTGA